From a single Anaerolineaceae bacterium oral taxon 439 genomic region:
- a CDS encoding ribokinase, which yields MVQTKICIAGSSNMDLVTTVSRMPLPGETILGTGFKTVFGGKGANQAVIAAKLGADVAMIAKVGDDAFGEAYLRNYRDVGVRMDYVGRSESAPTGIAAITVDADSRNSIIVVAGANSEVGIAEIEAARPAIRGAKICLTQLEIPIPSVRRFFEIAREYGATTILNPAPAAELDPALYPLCDFFCPNEIEAEMMSGVPVASAEDAPRAARVFLDRGVKAVLMTLGRHGAYYADRETAFLVPGLNVDAVDTTGAGDCFLGSFSVFYGEGDSVRAAIEKANRVAAMSVSRPGAQPSYPSRAETGL from the coding sequence ATGGTTCAAACGAAAATCTGTATCGCAGGCTCGTCTAACATGGATCTGGTGACGACGGTTTCGCGGATGCCGCTCCCGGGCGAGACGATCCTGGGGACCGGCTTCAAAACTGTTTTCGGCGGCAAGGGCGCGAATCAGGCGGTGATTGCGGCGAAGCTGGGCGCAGACGTCGCGATGATCGCGAAGGTTGGCGACGACGCGTTTGGGGAAGCATATCTCCGGAATTACCGCGACGTTGGTGTGCGAATGGATTATGTCGGGCGTTCGGAGAGCGCACCGACCGGGATTGCGGCGATTACGGTTGACGCGGACAGCCGTAATTCGATTATCGTTGTTGCCGGGGCGAATTCCGAAGTGGGAATTGCGGAAATTGAGGCGGCGCGTCCGGCGATTCGCGGGGCGAAAATCTGCCTGACGCAGCTTGAAATCCCGATCCCGTCCGTCCGGCGCTTTTTTGAGATTGCGCGGGAGTACGGCGCAACGACGATCCTGAACCCGGCTCCGGCGGCTGAGCTGGATCCGGCGCTGTATCCGCTCTGCGATTTCTTCTGCCCGAACGAGATCGAAGCGGAGATGATGAGCGGAGTGCCGGTCGCGAGCGCTGAGGACGCGCCCCGTGCGGCGCGGGTCTTTCTGGATCGCGGCGTGAAGGCAGTCCTGATGACGCTGGGGCGACATGGGGCTTATTACGCGGATCGCGAAACGGCGTTCCTTGTTCCCGGGCTGAACGTTGACGCGGTCGATACGACGGGGGCGGGAGATTGCTTTCTGGGGAGCTTTTCCGTTTTTTATGGAGAGGGCGATTCAGTTCGCGCTGCGATCGAAAAGGCGAACCGGGTGGCTGCGATGAGCGTGTCCCGACCGGGTGCGCAGCCGTCCTATCCGAGCCGCGCTGAAACGGGGCTGTAG
- a CDS encoding cell division protein FtsZ: MENLNQPKTEILFRKPIIKVIGLGGGGGNAVARMVRKGFADVEFIVANTDAQALLNVSGAKKVLLGPDSSSGKGAGGNPINGEIAARESASAIREALSGADIVFLTAGMGGGTGSGAIPVAAEIAREQGAITIAIVSTPFSFEAGRRIANANAGLSKLAAFADTMIAIPNDQLLKISPKSMTLKETFELADDVLRQGVQGMTHLLNGFGVINVDFAHIRSMLLNGRGSILSIGRGKGKDRIAEALHQALNHPLLERIPIENATGIIANFTGPEDLGFGEIVDAMNYLQKLTNYRADLIPGQIIDPEAEDGSVELILILTGIASTPFETGFEKPKEYQKEIRSENASKTASVRRIEPQPVQSSENVITPPEEGIAAAEFSYQTTRRISSVKTSVQPENDLAPEGDAAFSSLLSPLNLGNDIKAAEADPFADSLIDTRRDLDVPTFIRRKL, translated from the coding sequence ATGGAAAACTTGAACCAGCCGAAAACGGAAATCCTATTCAGAAAACCGATCATTAAAGTTATCGGGCTTGGCGGCGGCGGCGGGAACGCGGTCGCGCGCATGGTCCGGAAAGGTTTCGCCGACGTCGAGTTCATCGTCGCCAATACCGACGCCCAGGCGCTCCTCAACGTCTCAGGGGCGAAAAAGGTCCTCCTCGGACCTGACAGCTCTTCCGGAAAGGGCGCGGGCGGAAACCCGATCAACGGCGAGATCGCAGCCCGGGAAAGCGCGTCAGCAATTCGCGAAGCGCTAAGCGGCGCCGATATCGTTTTCCTGACCGCTGGAATGGGCGGCGGAACCGGTTCCGGCGCAATCCCGGTCGCGGCTGAAATCGCTCGCGAACAGGGAGCGATCACGATCGCGATCGTCAGCACGCCATTCTCGTTCGAAGCCGGCCGCCGAATCGCCAACGCCAACGCCGGGCTCAGCAAGCTCGCCGCGTTCGCCGACACGATGATCGCGATTCCGAATGATCAGCTGCTGAAAATCAGTCCGAAAAGCATGACGCTCAAAGAAACGTTCGAATTAGCTGACGACGTTCTTCGCCAGGGAGTCCAGGGCATGACCCATCTCCTTAACGGCTTCGGCGTTATTAACGTTGACTTCGCGCATATCCGCTCTATGCTCCTCAACGGACGCGGATCGATTCTTTCGATTGGCCGCGGAAAAGGAAAAGACCGGATCGCCGAAGCGCTTCATCAGGCACTGAACCATCCGCTTTTGGAACGGATCCCGATCGAAAACGCAACCGGAATCATCGCTAACTTCACCGGGCCGGAAGACCTCGGATTCGGCGAAATCGTCGACGCGATGAACTACCTGCAAAAATTGACAAACTACCGCGCCGACCTGATCCCGGGCCAGATTATCGATCCCGAAGCCGAGGATGGAAGCGTCGAACTGATTTTAATCCTGACCGGAATCGCCTCAACACCGTTCGAAACCGGATTCGAAAAGCCGAAAGAATATCAAAAGGAAATCCGAAGCGAAAACGCTTCGAAGACCGCGTCAGTTCGCAGGATTGAACCCCAGCCGGTCCAGAGCTCCGAAAACGTCATTACGCCGCCGGAAGAGGGAATCGCCGCGGCCGAGTTCTCGTATCAGACGACCCGGCGAATCTCCAGCGTGAAAACCAGCGTTCAACCGGAAAACGACCTCGCGCCGGAAGGCGACGCAGCCTTCAGCAGTCTCCTGTCGCCACTCAACCTGGGAAACGATATCAAAGCGGCGGAAGCCGATCCGTTTGCCGACTCGCTGATTGATACGCGCCGCGACCTCGACGTTCCAACGTTCATTCGCCGTAAGTTATAA